TTATAAACCGCTTAAAACACCAGCCCTAAAGCGCATGATTAAGCGACTAATCTAATCAGAGTTAAGCACTCGCTTCATCGTCGAGATGTACATCCGTCGCCAGCTGATTAAATAGGATCCCAGCTTGGGTGCGGTTATACACATTGAGCTTTTTCAAAATAGCTGAAACATGCTGTTTGATGGTGGTCTCTTGAATCGACATTGCATACGCAATCTGCTTGTTCAAAAGGCCATCGGCAATCATCGTTAATACTCGATATTGCTGGGGAGTTAGCTTTTCTAAATTACGCGCAAATTGCGCTTGTTCGCTGTCATTTTCAGGCGCGAAATCCACGATTTCGGGTAACCAAGTTTCTCCTTCAATAACGAGCTTGATGGCATCACTGATCACCTCTAGTGAGGAAGACTTGGGAATATAAGCGCTTGCCCCGAGGGCAATGCATTGGCTAATAATGGCTGCCGATTCGTTGGCTGAAACCATGATCACTAATATGTCTGGGTATTGATTTCTTAACCGAGCAAGACCTTCGAGACCTTTCGCGCCAGGAATAGATAAGTCCAAAAATACTAGCTCTGTCTCAGGATGCGCGAGCAACATCTCGAATAAGCTGTCTAAGGTACTGGCTTCTTTGATGGGGTCATGACCAATCGCTTGTGCAGCCGCTTGTTTGAGTGCGCTGCGAAATAATGGGTGGTCATCAGCGATGATTGCTTGCACCTGAGACATCCTTAACTAACTCCTAGTATCCGTTGTTATAGGGTATTTCCAAAACTACATCAAGTGATTGAGATAGCGAGGCTCTCTTGCAGCCTCGCTTTTGGCGCTAAAATCGATAACCCACGGTAAGCGAAACGGTTCTTGGGTCGCCAAAGTAGCCTATCAAGGTATTATCACCACCAAGCCCCGGCGTGTACTTACTCACATTACTCGGATCGCTCGGGTCTGGTGTCACGAATTGATAGCCTCCTATCATATATTCTTCATCGGTCAGGTTTTTCCCATGAAGACCAACACGCCAATTGCCATCTGTGCTATACCAATTAATACTCAGATTGACTAAACCATAGCTATCCTGCGTCAGTAGGCTATCTTCCTCAAATAAGACATAATCACCACGATGGTAGTAGCTGGCATTGAATACCCAATCGCCAATATCACTGTAGAGCTTGTATGTCGCGCCAAGGTTAAAAGTTAAATCAGGGGTGTTAGAAATACTAAAGCGGTCTGATTTGTCAAATGTCGCGCCCGTGTCTGGGTTAGTATCGAGTACCTCTTCGAAGTCGCTGTCTATATATCCTATTGCGGCGTCAAAACTCAGCGCCTCTGTAGCGACATAGCTCAGCTCGGCTTCAATACCGTTTGCTGTAGACTTACCAATATTGCCAAGTCGTTGGTTTAGATCGGCAGAGGTTGCACCGGGCAACACGGAAATATATTGGCGGTCTTTGTGATCTAACGTGAATAGCGTGATATTGGCTCTTAGGTTATCGTGCCACTCGCTTTTCATACCGATTTCGAATGAATCTACGATTTCAGGATCTGCAGCAGGCTCCGCAGTGCTGGCTCTGGGGTTGAAGGTGCCGGATTTAAACCCTTGAGCATAGCTGGCAAAGAACATAATATCGCGGTTGTATTGATATTCCACTCCCACTCTTGGCGTAAACCGTGACCAATCTTCTTCATCATCGAGCACTGATGGTACGAGCTCACCTGCAGGCCGTGTATAACCTGGGATCCAATTTGATTCGGGATACACGACATCAAAGACCAAACCATTGCTGACTTGTGCCTCTTTGCTGTCTTTAGTGTAACGAGCGCCCAATGTGAGCGACCACTGCTCTGCTAAATCAATGGTGCCTTGAATATACGCGGCTTTACTATTTGAGTTGTTACAACCACTGACTTCTCGCGTAAGACCCGGTGCGCCCAAGCTTTGTCCTAATACTTCCAAAATTGCTTGGAATTGGCCGCATGACTTACCATCGTAATAATATAGACCTGAGACAAATTTATAGCCGTTACCTGCATGGCTTAGCTGTATCTCATGCGTGGTTTGCTCGTCATCATAAATGGCGGGTACATCAAAGATCCGTAATGGCGTATTATCAAAGTCGATATTGGTTGGGGAGTAACTATCTCGGCTAGCACCGATGTATTTTAATGTGGTGGCGTCAGAAAGATCCCAGCGAGCGGTCAAACTATATCCCTCAAGCTCTACTTTATTCCAGGTTGGCATACTGGTGTAAGAATCAAATACGCTGTCAGGCACGGGGGCGTCAGTCAGTAAGCTCGGCAACAACCGATAACCCCCTTTAGAGTTGGAGTCATCGTCGGTTTTATCCCATGCTAAACGGAAGAACAAATCATCGCTTGGACGATATTCCAAGGTTAACCGCGCAGCTTGAATTTCTTTATTGTAGTTTTCCTTATCTTGGCCGGGTAGCGTTGAAACCTTGAACTCGCCAAAGCCATCTCGATTTAAAGTAGCAAAGCCATAACCTAGGTAGAGTGTATCTTCCACGAGCGGCAATTGACCTGTGATCTTAAGATCGCGTTGATTATAGCTACCTACCGTCCCCTCCACGTTAAATGTCGCATCGCCAGACATTTCCTTAGTGACATATTTTATTGCGCCACCAATGGTGTTTTTGCCATATAGAGTTCCTTGCGGTCCACGTAGTACTTCAATCTGTTGTACATCAAGGAGGTCGAGTACAGCCCCTTGCGGCCTTGCCAAATAAATGTCATCGACGTAAATGCCGACACCGGGTTCATAACCCCATAATGGGTCTTGTTGTCCGACACCACGAATAAAGGCAGTGAGGGTAGAGTTAGTGCCCCGGCTAGCTTGAAGTGTGGTATTGGGTGAAAACTGCTGGACTTCAGAAAGTACTGAAATGCCATTTTCGAGTAGATCGGTTTCACCGATAGAAGTCACTGCAACTGGAACGGTTTGAAGGTTTTCTACCGTCTTACGCGCAGTGACTTCAATGCGCTCTAGCTTGCCTTCTGATTGTGTTGCTTGTTCTGCTGCCGCTGGGCTGACTTGAGTTGCGAGTGTAATAGCCAACGCGATAGCTGAATATCTAGGTTGGTAAATGTTCATCCTGTGGTCCCTATTATTGTCATTTTGGGTGCTTGTTGTCACACCAAAGCATAGGGGAGTTGTAAAGTTTTTCTATTAGTACCTTAGTACTAATGCCTTGATACGCTAGGATTAACACGGGGTGTAGGGCTTCTATAACCTTAGTACTATGGTTTTTATTGCGCCTGCACGCCACACTGATATTCATCAACAGTATGCCCAACATATCAACTTATAACGGGCATTAATAACAATAAAAGGAAGCCCTGATGCTCAGTATGCTTGGACTGGCAGGAGGACTTGGCCTGCTTATTTGGCTAACTCTCCGTGGCGTAAACTTGTTTATCGCTGCTCCACTTTGCGCTTTATTGGTCGCATTAACGAGTGGCGTTGCGCTATTTCCTACAGAAGCTGTAGAAAGCAGCTTTCTTACACTCTATATGGATGGCTTTGCTGGCTTTTTGAGTGCTTGGTTTTTCATGTTCTTGCTTGGCTCTTTGTTCGGTAAGTTCATGGAAGACAGCGGTGCTGCCGACAGCGTCGCACGCTATATTGTCGACAAATTAGGTATGAAACATGCGGTATTAGCGGTGGTGATTGCCTGTGCTGTGTTAACGTATGGCGGTGTGAGTGTTTTTATTGTGGCTTTCTCTGTCTATCCTATGGCGCTCAGCTTGTTTAAAGATGCCAATTTACCAAGGCGCTTTATTCCCGCAACTCTGGCTTTCGGCTCAGTCACCTTTACCATGACTTCGGCAGGCTCCCCTGAAATTCAAAACTGGATCCCAATAAAATATTTGGGTACTTCACCTTATGCGGCTTGGGAAGTCAGTCTAGTGGTCGCTACATTTATGGCTATTACGGGTTATTGGTGGTTGAAAAAGATGATAGCCAAAGCGGTAGCCAATGGTGAGCACTTTGAGGCGAAAGAAGACGACCCTGAAATCCATGAACGTAACTATCCTCATCCAATCACTGGGGTACTGCCTTTAATCGTGGTGTTGATTTTATCTTTTACACTTCATGATGTGCTGCAGCAAAGTGCACTTATTGTGGCGTTGCTAGGCGGTGTACTCAGTATTGTCGCGATTAACTTTAAGCATTTTCACAACATGGGGGCCGCGATTAACTTAGGCACAACTGGGGCGCTAGTTGCTATCGGTAATACCAGTGCCGTGGTTGGTTTTGGTGCGGTAGCAAAAAACACCGAGGCATTTCAATTAGCGGTCGAAATGATGACACAAATGCCGGGTAATGAACTGCTTGGTGCGGCTGTAGCAGTCAGTGTGATAGCCGGTTTAACCGGTTCGGCATCCGGTGGACAAGCCATTGCGCTACCTTTAGTGGCACCGCACTACATCGATGCGGGTGTCAATCCAGAACAATTACATCGTGTTGTGGCAATTAGCTCAGGCGCTTTGGATACCTTACCGCACAACGGTTATGTGGTCACAACCATTCGCGCCATCTGTAAAGAAACACATCAACGAGCATATTGGTCCATGGCTGCGTTGACTGCGGTCGTGCCGCTGGTGGGCGTTGCCCTCGCATTAACCCTATTCATCTTATTTTAACGGAGTGATACAGCAATGAAGCGGATTTTCCTGTTACTCTTGTTCGTTGCCAGCAATATTGTCTATGGCAGTGAGACAAGCAAACCTATGTTGGTTGAAAAGCGAGCATTTACACTCGCGCATTTTACTACGGAGTCTGGAACCAGCATTCCTGACGTTAAGGTCGGCTGGGAAAGCTATGGCAAATTAAATGCCGACAAAAGCAATGCGATTTTGATCACGCATTTCTTTTCAGGCACATCTCACGCCGCGGGTAAGTATCGAGAGTCTGACGTGTTGGCAGGTTACTGGGATGACATTATCGGTCCGGGCAAAGCGATAGATACTAACAAATACTTCGTGATAAGCGCAGATACTTTGGTCAATGCAAACTGGCATAGTAAAGATGTGATCACGACGGGCCCAGCTTCCATTAATCCAAAGACGGGCAAACCTTACGGTTTGGATTTTCCCGTGGTGACCATCGGTGATTTTGTTGAAGTGCAAAAGCAATTATTGGATAGCCTAGGTATCGACAAGCTACATGCGGTGATGGGCGCGTCTATGGGATCTTTCCAAGCGTTAGAATGGTCGGTGCGCTACCCCGAAAAAGTGTCACGTTTAATTCATGTGATTGGCGCTGCAAAGATGGATGCTTGGACCGTTGCTGCGTTAGAGAAATGGGCTTTACCTATCCGACTTGATCCAAATTGGCAGGGCGGGGACTACTACGACGGGGAAAGGCCGCTTGCTGGACTGACGGCCACGATGCTTAATATTACTCAAGACGCGATGCACCCCGCTATTTATAACGCCAGTTTTCCAGACTTTATTGTGCTTGATCCCAAAGCAAAACAAGATATTCGTCAGCTTCCTAAACTCAGCCAAACGCTAGCCACGCGCGCACGAGCGAGGGCTGAAACGCAAGATGCGAATTCTATCTTGTACTTAGTCCGTGCCTCGCAACTATATACCGCAGGCATGCAAGGTAATTTTGATAGCGCTATCGATAAAATCACAGCAAAGGTTTTATTGATGCCTGCAAGCAATGACTTGTTATTAAGGCCTGAGCCCATTCGTAAGCTAGCAGAAACCCTAAAAGCCAAGAATAAAGACGTGCAAATTTCAGAGATAGAAGGCGTTTGGGGGCATTTAGACGGTATTTTTTCAATTCAATCACAGGCTGACACCATTGCTCAGTTCTTAGCAAAATAATCAAGGAGTGACGATGAAGACGGCGTTGATCACAGGGGCTGCAAGTGGCATTGGTCGCTATATCGCGATGGCCCTGAGCAAACAAGGTTACAGCTTATTGCTCGTAGATTTGAACTTAGCGCAAGCACAGACGGTAGCCGAGTCTATCGTCAGTGAAGGAGGAAATGCACAAGCGTTTGCGCTCAATATTGCCAATAAGCAAGACATCGCTGACTTTGTCCGTCAGCACGATAACATTGATGTGCTTATCAATAACGCAGGCGTGCAACATGTTGAAGCACTGGAGCATTATCCAGAAGATAAATGGCAATTGCTGCAAGACGTGATGCTAACAGGCCCCGCCATGTTGTGTAAGGCGGTATTGCCGCATATGCGCAAAGGCGGCTTTGGCCGCATCGTCAATATTGGTTCTATCCATGCTTTAGTCGCTTCTAAATATAAGTCTGCTTATGTCGCTGCAAAACATGGGTTGATGGGATTTGGCAAAGTATTGGCGCTGGAAACCGCGGACTGCGATATCACCGTGAACACTATTTGCCCCGCTTATGTAAAAACCCCATTGGTAGAACAGCAAATTACCGCGCAAGCGAAACAGCATGGGATCAGCGAAGATGAAGTGATAAACAATATTATGTTGGCGCCAATGCCGAAAAAGGCGTTTATAGGGTTGGATGAGATTGCCCATGCTGTCAATTTTTTACTCGCAAATGAGTCTCGCAACATTACTGGCCAAGCCATTGTGCTGGACGGCGGCTGGACAGTGCAATAGGAGGAATGATGGCTGGATTTGATAAGGTAGTCGTAAGCTACGAAGAAGCAATGGCAGGACTTTGTGATGGCATGACCGTGATTGCGGGAGGCTTTGGTTTGTGCGGGATCCCAGAAGGTTTGATAAGCCAAATACGCCACATGGGCACAAAGGACTTAACCGTGGTTTCTAATAACTGCGGAGTAGACGGGTTTGGTTTAGGGATTTTGCTTGAGGACAAGCAGATCCGCAAAATGGTGGCTTCCTATGTGGGAGAAAACACATTGTTTGAGCAGCAGTTATTGAGCGGAGTATTGGAAGTTGAATTAACTCCACAAGGGACACTTGCAGAAAAGATGCGCGCAGGTGGAGCCGGGATCCCCGCGTTTTATACCGCAACAGGCGTTGGTACACCCGTCGCTGAGGGCAAAGAGGTAAAAACGTTTGGTGATAGAGAATACATTTTAGAGCCGAGTATCACGGGAGATTTTGCCATTGTAAAAGCATGGAAAGCAGACCGTTTTGGCAACTGTGTTTATCGCCACACCGCCATGAACTTTAATCCAATGGCCGCAACGGCTGGAAAAATTACCATCGTTGAAGTGGAAGAAATTGTAGAGCCTGGCGAAATCGAACCGAGCCAAATTCATACCCCCGGAATTTATATCGACAGAGTGATTCTAGGGCAGTTCGAAAAACGCATCGAAAAACGTACTGTGAAGGAGCAAGCATAATGGCATTAACCAGAGAACAAATGGCCATGCGAGTGGCACAGGAATTAAGAGATGGGTTTTATGTCAACCTTGGCATTGGGATCCCCACGCTGGTGGCCAATTATGTGCCACAGGGCATGGATGTTATGCTGCAATCGGAAAACGGTTTATTAGGTATGGGCGCTTATCCGACCGAACAGGAAGTGGATGCGGATATGATCAATGCGGGTAAGGAAACCGTTACGGCCCGTACGGGAGCCGCCATTTTTAGTTCTGCAGAAAGCTTTGCAATGATCCGTGGCGGTCATGTGGACCTGACGGTGCTTGGCGCTTTTGAAGTAGATCAGCAAGGTAATCTTGCCAGCTGGATGATCCCAGGTAAGCTTATCAAGGGCATGGGTGGCGCGATGGATCTTGTCGCTGGGGCTAAAAATATAATTTGCACCATGACGCATGCGAATAAACAAGGCGAGTCCAAGCTGCTACAGCACTGCAGTTTACCGCTCACCGGCGTAAACTGTATCAATAAGATAGTAACTGATCTTGCGCTGCTTGAAGTCAAAGAGGGGGCATTTCATTTACTTGAGCGAGCTCCTGGTGTTAGCGTCGCGGAAATACAAGCCAAAACCGCAGGTATATTGATTTGCCCAGATGACGTACCGGAGATGGCGTTTAGCTAGGATTGCACCAAAGCTGAGTTACCACGCTATGCATGCAGCTGGCTGTAACGCGAGCTGCGCTACATTTGTTATTCCACGCTGCTGTCACATGGTGGCTTGTAACCAACATACCTTCTCAGTTATCTAAAAAATCCTATTTTTCTCTTAATTATCCCTCAGCTGCTTAGTATAAAGAAAATGCACTTTTATCTAGTACTTTATTATTGATTGTGGTTGCGATTTGTCACATAATTTGCGCCGCGTTTCAACGCGCTCTCAGCTGGGTTGTCGAGAGTTAATAATCACGTAAAGGAACTATATAATGACAAAAAATATCGTGCGTTTAGCACTAGCCTCTCTATTTACTATTTCTTTGACTGCTTGTGTTTCTACTTCTACTGAGGTTAAACAAAATACGGCATATGAATTTCCAATCACACTCTCAGCTCAACAACCTGTATTGATATTCCCGGTTTCGCTACATGGTGTTCCAGGAAACGACCGTGAAGTGGGTTTAGCAATTACCGCTGGCGTAACGGGAAAACATGGTGCGTCTGTTGTTTCAAGCCAACAGTTATATGATGTGGTTGGTAACTTATCTTGGACTGTGGGTGAAAACATGCGTAGGCATGTTAATCAAGGAAATTATGCGCTTACAGGTTCGGCTCAGCGCATTGCAGATGATCTTACCGGTGCAATACAAAAGCTGACTAAGACGCTAAAGTCGACAGGAGTGATCAAGGATAAAGGGTTTAACTTTAACAGAGTGATCGTACTGCATGTTGATAGTTCTGGTGGGATCCCAGTACCGGGCGTAAATCGTGTAACGGCATTTGGCGGGATCATCGATCTGGAGAATCAAGCAGTGGTTTCTTACATAGAAAAAGACTTGGTATTGGCTGATGGATATGATGCTGTATTGGCGCAAATGCCAATGGAAATGAATGGCATCATTGAAGATCTTATCAATAAAGGTTAAGCGTCTGGCTTTACACACAAAATGACCACGATATCAGGAAGCAATTTCCTGATATCGTGAGATTTATCCTCGCTGATGCTATCTGTTACGCGCTGCGTGCATTCATCTCAGCAATAAACTTGTTCGAATCTTCAATAGAGCGGTTCATATCTGCGATTAGGGCGCTAATATCACGCTTTAACCCCGTAAACTCACCTTTAATAGCGCTTACCGCTTGTGCATTTAGGTTGTGCTTAAGGTACAGCACATTATCTTGTAGTGAGTCGAGCACGGGCTGCATTTTGGCTTCACTACTGCGCATTGAGCGAAGTAAGCGTTCAAATTGGCGTTGTGTTTGACTTAATTGCTTAGCACTCTCGCGTTTCAGGTTTGCACTCGAATATTGCTCAAGTTCATCTTGCCACTCGTCAAATAGTGCGTTTGCCACGTCTTCCACTTTGTCTATATTGCTACTTACTTCAGCTGCAGCGGCAAGGGATGATTGGTAGTCATCGTTAAGCAGGTTATAGGCTTCTTGTAATTCACCACCGTTAAAATTAATTAAGGTGGTGAGTCTTTCCAATGCCGATTGAAACTCTTTTTGCGATTCCTCTTGGGACTCCTTTGTTTCTTCGACACGATCAACCAATATCTCGCGTTTATGCACACCGAACTTTTCCATGGTGGCGTAATAGGCACTTTGGCAACCAGTAACGAGTAAAAGTAACACTGCGCTTAAGGTGAGTTTCTTCATTTGCACTCCCGGGCTCTAGAAGGTCAATAATCAGTAAGTGGCCATGTGACCATTTAGCACTATAAATTATGGCGGGGATTGTTATGATGTGTAAAGTGATCCATGAATATTAACTTGATTATGATGCAAAGAATAACCGAAATGAAGGTCGTAGCACTGCGATTCTTACATTCTCAGCCTAGCTGGTGGCGCCGCTATAGTAAGCGGTGTATTGAGGACCAGATCACGGTCAACGCCGGCTATTTAGCGTATGTCACTCTGTTATCCTTAGTTCCCTTAGTTGCGGTGGGTGTAGCAATTTTTTCGGCGTTTCCTGGATTTGAAGATACGCGTTTTGCAATTGAAAATTTTGTGTTCAATAATTTTGTGCCAACATCGACGGACACCATTAAAGAGCACATCAGTGCGTTTACTGGCAATGCGAATAAGATGACAGCTGTGGGGGTGAGCTTTTTGGCCGTCGTGGCTTTGTTACTTATTCGTAATGTTGACACCACACTCAACCGAATTTGGCGAGTGAAGCAAAAGCGTCCATTGATGATTTCGTTTGCGATTTATTGGATGGTGCTCACGCTTGGCCCTGTGCTATTGGGCGCGAGTATTGGTATGACATCTTATATCGTTTCTTTAGTGACATTTGCCGATCAAGGGATCCCAGGGTTTAGTGGTGCACTAATTAAGATGTTGCCCTATTTAATTTCTATGGTTGGCTTCATCATGCTCTATACTTTAGTACCAAATACCAGTGTGTCATTTCGAGCCGCGGTTCCTGGTGCTTTGTTTGCAGCTTTGTTATTTGAACTAACGAAAAAAGGCTTTGCATTATACATTAGCCATTTTCCCTCATACGAAGTTATCTACGGGGCGCTCGCAACAGTACCTATTCTTTTTGTTTGGGTATATTTATCTTGGATAGTGGTGTTGTTAGGCGCGGAGTTTACTGTGTGCTTAACCCAAGATATGGAAGCCGCAGGATTAGATACGAGCTCGGAGTTTGACCCACCAGACGCGCAGGGACTTTAGCTTTTACCGATAACGGTTAGCTTAAGCCCCCAAGGGGGAGTTATGAGCTTATTGTATCAACATGGCGATGCTTTGCGTCGCTTTCATCTCGCGGTAGGTGAAGGGCATCAATTGGGCATAGAGGAATATGGCTGCAGTGATGGCACACCACTTATCATGCTGCATGGTGGCCCAGGTCAGGGCCATTCTCGTAATGTACTTGGTTACTTCAATCCGCAAAAATACCGCATTATCCTGTTTAGTCAGCGAGGCTGTGGCAACTCAACCCCTACTGACTTTAGCAATATAAATACCGCGAACCTGCTGAAAGATATTCACACCATTCGTGCGCATTTAGGACTGCAAAAGATTGTACTCGCCGGGGAATCTTTCGGTGCCATGCTGGCACTTCTTTATGCTGAGCAGCATCGTGAAGATGTCTCGGGGATGGTGTTGTGGTCGAGTTTTTTGGGTAATGAGGCGGATCTTCATTGGCTTTATGGTAGCCAAGGTGCCCCCGCGCAAATTTATCCAGAGCAGTATCTTGCCTTTGCACAAGGTGCACAAACTGTGGAATCCTTGCTAGACCATTATCATTCGGCACTCTTTGGCGAGAATGAGTTACTCAAAAGAAAAGCGGCACAGCGCTGGTGTGAGTGGGATAACCTGATCACAACGGATAGCGATACACAAGGTATTAGGCTCTGCAAAGCAGACAAACAGCTCAGCAAAGCACAGCATATGGTGCATTTTTTTAGTCACCAGTGCTTTATTAAAACACAGCAAATTACAGCAGATGCACATCAGCTCAATCACTTACCTATCTGGTTTATTCACAGTCGGCATGATTTAATGTGTCGATACGCACCAGTTCATCAGTTAGCGCAAAGCATTAAGGCGCAGTTGCTGATTTTAAATGGGGTTGGGCATTGTTGTGCTAACCTCGTTTACGCAGAAGCAATAAGGCGAGCGGCTGATCTATTACTGTGCAAAATTCAGCATCATTAGCAGTCACAAGAGGTAGGTAGTGCAAGGACTAATTCAAAGGGTCAGCGAAGCAAAGGTAGAAGTAGAAGGTGAGGTTGTAGGTCAAATCGATCAGGGGATATTGTTATTATTAGGCGTTGAAAAGTCGGATACGGAGCAAACGGCGGACAAGTTACTGCACAAGGTAAGCAACTACCGTATTTTTACTGACGACAAGGGGAAAATGAATTTAAGTTTAAAAGACATTGAAGGCGAACTATTGGTTGTATCGCAATTCACCTTGGCGGCAGACACCAAAAAAGGCATGAGGCCAAGTTTTTCGAGCGCAGGAACACCTGAGCAAGCGAATACACTCTACGAATACTTTGTGGCTCAAGCGAAGGCTGCAGGGTTGAAAGTCGCGACGGGACAATTTGCTGCGGATATGAAGGTGAGTTTACTGAATGACGGCCCTGTGACTTTTAATTTTAGTGTTGAATAGTGATTTGACGTAAAAGTCTAAGATCAACAAATGCTAGCGCTTAATTTCGATAATCATATTGGCGTAGTCTGGCACTTTTTCGATAAAGGGCTTTTTACCAAAGTTGGTAATTAATAAATGTTGAAGTTGCTTGAGCTGCGACTCATGCTCAGTTAAAAAGTTGATATACAGTCGGCCTCCATCATTAATGGCAGCTCTGAGTAGGCGATAAAACTGGTGCTGAAACAAGAAGATGGGAGGTTCAAGTTCGCTAAATAAGTCGAGCACAATCCAATCGTAGCGTTTGCCTTGTTGCAACGCTTTAAATACATCAACACAATTAACATCGCACAAAGGGTCGCCACCAAAGTAGCGTTTGTAACAATGGATCACATCAGGGTTGTTATCTATGGTGGTAATGTGACAATTTGGATAAGTGGCATTGAGGTAATCACGGATTGCACCTGCGCCAAGACCCAGCTCTAATACGCTGGTTGGCGGGGTGACTTGCTGCCAGCGACTGGCGAATGTTTTTAAATGAGGAAATAACAAGTGCTCCGGGTGGTTTAACTCCACAACGGATTGTAATGTGTTATTTATCAGAAGCCATCTTAACGATTTATCTTGGCGCACTTGGATGCTATTTCTGCCTTGTTTATGCCAATATAGCAAGTGTCCTAGCTGGTGGCTCCGGTCCACAAAATCGTTGCTGATAGTGCCTGAATGCGTAATAAATTCTCCCATGATAACATCAGCATAGACGAGGATTTTGTGAATGCCAGCTTGTCCATCAGTTTTTACACTAAAGGATAAGAGTTTTGGCGCATTTTATTCCCTACACTGAGCTTATCTTGTAGGGTGTATCCGTACTAGATTCAAAGTCGTTTAACAGGCTAATAACAAAACAGGAGTCAGTGATGTTTGAGGTAACTTCACCACAAAGCAGCGAAGATTGGCAAGCCTATTACCAGTTACGCTGGCAGGTGTTAAGAGCGCCATGGGATCAACCTCGTGGCAGCGAACAGGATGATTTAGAACAAGAAGCTGAACATCGCTACATTAAAAATAATGATGGTGAAGTGCTAGGCGTAGCTAGGCTCCATTTTAACAATCATAAGCAAGCACAAGTACGCTATATGGCCGTTGCAGAAGGGCATCGAGGTCATCACTTAGGTAGTCGTTTGCTACACGAGCTTGAGGTTATTGCTTGGACGCAAAAAGCAGAAGAGCTGGTTTTGTTCGCTCGCGAGCGCGCGTTATCATTTTACGAGCGTCATGGCTACGAAGTGGTTGAAAAGGCACATTTGGCCTATGGCGATGTGCAGCACTGGAAGATGGTAAAACAACGTCCTACGGAGCCAGGCTGGTTTAGGCAGCCAGATTGGACCCATGTATTACAAAATACTTGGCGTGAGTCTATTCCAATCAGTGATGCGATGGGGATTAAAGTAGAAAGCTATACAGACTGGCAGTTTTCCACTAAGGCTGACTTAAAAGCGAACCTTAACTTACACAACTCGATGTTTGCAGGCTCTATATATAGCATGGCGACGCTAACGGGCTGGGGGGCGACTTATTTAGCACTTAAAGAGCTTGGGTTAGAGGGAGATATTGTGTTGGCTGATGCCAATATT
This portion of the Pseudoalteromonas sp. GCY genome encodes:
- a CDS encoding bifunctional GNAT family N-acetyltransferase/hotdog fold thioesterase; translated protein: MFEVTSPQSSEDWQAYYQLRWQVLRAPWDQPRGSEQDDLEQEAEHRYIKNNDGEVLGVARLHFNNHKQAQVRYMAVAEGHRGHHLGSRLLHELEVIAWTQKAEELVLFARERALSFYERHGYEVVEKAHLAYGDVQHWKMVKQRPTEPGWFRQPDWTHVLQNTWRESIPISDAMGIKVESYTDWQFSTKADLKANLNLHNSMFAGSIYSMATLTGWGATYLALKELGLEGDIVLADANIKYLKPLTTAPAATVTIADCEGELQALETASKAKYVVPVNVYDGDMLVAKFEGQFVVIKPQ